Sequence from the Nostoc sp. PCC 7120 = FACHB-418 genome:
GGGTAAGCAATATTCCCATTGCATGAATTATTTGCGGAGCAACAACTCTATGACGAAGTGTACATGAATTGAGAGGAGAGCGATCGCTCTTTTTACTTTGAGTTAATCACCAGACTGAACGATAAACCGTAAAATTACTACTAACTCTAGTACGGTTTTCACTAGTAGTACAATTGTTCTTTTTAATCAAAAAGCATTAAAATACAGTGTAGTAAAGTGCTACACACTGACATAGTGTGAGTCAATGTCGGCTGAATTCAAATGAATTTGGTTACTAACGATAGGTAATACGAGTAAGTTTTTCTGGAAGATATATTTGATTCAAATATTGATGATGGTGGCATATGAAAAGAAATTACCATAGCGCTGCGCTATGAATAGCCCAATTCAGTAAAGGTAAAAAAAATAGATGTTTCCGCTTATCACACACTTTGAAGAACTGCTCAAGAACATTCAACCACCCCAAGAACGCCTTGATGCAGCACGCGATTTGCCACCCTTAGTCCGTGAGTACATTGCCAAAAGCAAAGATTTTCCCACTGTCTACCCTCACTCTCGACTTGCAGGCTCATACGCCCAAAAAATGGCAGTAGGTGATGTTAAAGACGTAGATACCCTAATACGTGTCCCTGGTGATCCAAAGGCAAATGAACCAGAGGCTAAACGATTAATTCAAGATATGAAAAAGTTGCTTGATGGCTTGCCAAAAGCTTTGGGCTTTGAGGGATATGCAGAAGCGGAAATAGAAGTAGAGCGGGCACGCCGATCCGTCCATGTCTACTTCAAAGGCAAAGACTTCCACCTAGACTTTGTTCCTTGCATTGCACCAGATGGATTCGAGAGTGTGCTTTACGTCCCAGATCGAGGATTCAATAAGTGGATTGCATCGCACCCCATCGGGTATCTCAACTTACTCAATGAGCTACAGGAAAAACACGACCACAAAGTTAAACCACTTGGCAAGCTTCTGAAGCACTTCCGTGACTGCCAAATGAAAAGCCGCAAACCCAAAAGTTACTGGCTTGGCGCTCTGCTGGTTTATCACATCCAAAAGAACACTTTAGACATGACACAGCCATTGGCAGTCCTATTTTACGAGCTTTTGGATGCTATTTACCGCCAATACGATCACCTGCTATATACTAGCAATGTTGCAACCCCAAACCTCCCCGATCCGATCCTTGGTCATAACATCTCTTGGAACTGGAGTCGCACCCACTTTGAAACCTTCATGAGACGGATTAATGAGGGACGGAATTGGGCAGCTAAAGCTTTAGAGACTGATGATCGGGAGAAGGCGATTAAATACTGGCAAAAAATCTTTGGAGAAGAATATTTTCCATCAGAGGTAGAAACCGCTGCGTCTCAATTGGCTAAAGCGGGTTTACCTGGCAAATCTTACGTCAGCTCTACTGGTTTAATTCTACCCAGCCAACCTGCTTCTGGTTTATACACTTCAACCATTGCAACCAAGTTTCATGGGATTGACCAAGGCTGAATATTCTCAACTGAAACCCACTATCAACCTGGGGCTGCAAAACCTACACATATTGCACCGATTTCCTGGGTTCGCTTACAGGCGAGAGCGTGGGGTAGCTGTATGGCGAGGCACGCTTCAACCCCGTCAGTTTTCCCCAAAATATCGAGTAGCAATCCGCTACAAACTCAGCTCTTACCCAACCGTTAATGTCATATCTCCCACTCTGGCATCACGACCTCCCCATGTTTGGAAAGACGGAACTTTATGCCTCTACTACCCCAAAGAAAAACCGTGGCAGAAAGATATGCTGCTTGCAAAGACTATCATCCCGTGGACTGCATTATGGTTATATTACTATGAACTGTGGCTAGATACTGGAAAATGGCTCGGACCATCATCACACGCCTCAGATTCAAAACTCCAAAGTTGGAGTTCCAATCCCGTTGAAGGGTATTCTATTTTGGAAAAACCGACTGAGCAGCAAACCGCATGACAGAGAGTGAACATTTGACTCCCTCACTTCTAGAACCACAGTCTCGTGGTGGTGATATTGCTGAAGGTGGCTTTTCCTTTCAGGAGCAAGTCATGCTTGCTCGCATTCCTGCTTGGCTAGCTCAGGATGGCTTCACAGCTATGATCCGGGAAGGAATTGGAGATGTAGAGGCAAAGTTTTTTGTACCCGGCCGTGGGTTTGCGATAGAGTTTCTTGAAGTTAAAGACCATACACTCCAACCATCTAAGTTTTTAAATGAAATTCAACGGTTCCGAGAAGTAGATGCTGGTAGTCCAAACACCTATCAGCAGTTTATACTTGTAGCAGCAGGAGTTTCCAGAGACTTAGAGCCTTTGGTAAATGGATTGCGCCGCGTTCGTAATCCTCAAGATTTTTATGAAGAAAACTCTACAGTCAAAGAAAATTCTTTTAAAGAGTATACCCGCCTAGTCAAAAAAATTGGCGGCACAGAACAAGATGCCTTTTTCATTTTTGAAAAGGTGATAGTCGAGGCAGATTGGAACACTGCAAAATCTCATGGCGAAGCTCTTTTTAAGCAGTCTTTAGCTGACAATCTGAGTGAATATGAAGATTTATCTTTTAAAACTTTTGATAATATTTATAATCACTTAGGCACATTTATACGACAGCGCAAGAATCAAATTATTACCCGCAAAGAGTTAGAGACAAAACTGCGAGAAAAAATTCCTCCCAGTCAACTACCAGCCCTTAGTCCCATCCTGATTTACACAGCCATTGCCTCTGAAAATAACCCAGAGCATCATGGATTGTGTTTCGATTGGGCCCCTTTTTCTGGTGGTGAAACTCGTGCGATTGCCCCATCCCAACAGTGGAATCGCTTACTCATTGAACTACAGGATACTCGAAGCTGGATTGAAAAGTATAGAAATACTAAGCGAATCAGGCTTGCTGGCAATCGTCGTCTGGCAGCATGTCTTGCAATAGGATCTGTCTTCTCAGCTGTTAGGGGCTACGCAATTGAAATGGAATACCGTGAAGAGGTATGGGCAACAGATGCTCATCCCACTCAAGAAACCCCCGTTTATCCTTTGGCTCATCAGATGATAGGCGGAACAGGAACCCGCTTGGTTGTTAGCATAGGTATTCTTCGAGATATTATTCCTGAAGTCGAAGTCAATCTGGAGAAGTATGGACTCACAGGTGAGCCACTGCTTCACATTAGAGGAGAGCATCCTATTATTTCTCCACAACATGCCAACAATGCCGTTGGAGGCATTAAAAAATTAATTGTCAATAACTTAGTGTGCATAGGCGGTAAAGAAATCCATTTATTTTTTGCTGGGCCTGCTCATCTTGCTCTGTTCCTGGGACATCGCTTGGACGCTACAGCACCAGTCACTTGCTACGCATGGGTATCTAATGGTCAATACTCTAAAACATTTCAACTCTTCTCAGGAATTTCCAGCTAAATTTGCTGAAGCGCTCCTGAATGGTATGTACTGAACTACCATTGGTGTAAACTTAAGCCCAAACTCCTTTAAAATCTCGTTTCCAGCCAGAGGCTGGAAATGCTATTCATTGCGGCTTCCAATGCTGAACTACCCTCCCCTACTTTGCTATCGGGTCAGGGTGGTTTCATACGAAAAAAGAAAAATACATAGATATTGATTTGTCGCTTTGTAGCAGAAATCTTGACCCCTCTCCAAACCTCTCCCCCCGTGGGGGCTACGGTGTACACACAAGTGGTAGCTGTAAGGGTTTCAGGCGTTATAGACCCCTTAAATTGTCATTACGAGCGGAGCGAAGTAATCACATAATCCCGTAGTTTTTGCGATTGCTTCGTCGTTCCTCCTCGCTGCGGACAGGCTTCCAGAGCGATCGCACAACCTAAACCTAGATGACGAAACCAAGTGCTAGGGGGAATTTTAAGACTTGTGTGTACACCGTAGCCCGTGGGGGAGAGGC
This genomic interval carries:
- a CDS encoding nucleotidyltransferase domain-containing protein, whose amino-acid sequence is MFPLITHFEELLKNIQPPQERLDAARDLPPLVREYIAKSKDFPTVYPHSRLAGSYAQKMAVGDVKDVDTLIRVPGDPKANEPEAKRLIQDMKKLLDGLPKALGFEGYAEAEIEVERARRSVHVYFKGKDFHLDFVPCIAPDGFESVLYVPDRGFNKWIASHPIGYLNLLNELQEKHDHKVKPLGKLLKHFRDCQMKSRKPKSYWLGALLVYHIQKNTLDMTQPLAVLFYELLDAIYRQYDHLLYTSNVATPNLPDPILGHNISWNWSRTHFETFMRRINEGRNWAAKALETDDREKAIKYWQKIFGEEYFPSEVETAASQLAKAGLPGKSYVSSTGLILPSQPASGLYTSTIATKFHGIDQG
- a CDS encoding CD-NTase-associated endodeoxyribonuclease Cap4 → MTESEHLTPSLLEPQSRGGDIAEGGFSFQEQVMLARIPAWLAQDGFTAMIREGIGDVEAKFFVPGRGFAIEFLEVKDHTLQPSKFLNEIQRFREVDAGSPNTYQQFILVAAGVSRDLEPLVNGLRRVRNPQDFYEENSTVKENSFKEYTRLVKKIGGTEQDAFFIFEKVIVEADWNTAKSHGEALFKQSLADNLSEYEDLSFKTFDNIYNHLGTFIRQRKNQIITRKELETKLREKIPPSQLPALSPILIYTAIASENNPEHHGLCFDWAPFSGGETRAIAPSQQWNRLLIELQDTRSWIEKYRNTKRIRLAGNRRLAACLAIGSVFSAVRGYAIEMEYREEVWATDAHPTQETPVYPLAHQMIGGTGTRLVVSIGILRDIIPEVEVNLEKYGLTGEPLLHIRGEHPIISPQHANNAVGGIKKLIVNNLVCIGGKEIHLFFAGPAHLALFLGHRLDATAPVTCYAWVSNGQYSKTFQLFSGISS